CCCATAGGGTCCGAGGGGTCGTAGTACACCACGGCTTTCTCCAACGGGAACCCCTTCGGCACGTGCACGAAGACCGTTGCCCTTCCATCTTTGACCATCGTCTTACCTTCGCCGATGCTCCGGACGTAGACGACACCCATCCGGTGGTCGGACTTCAGCGCATCGATGATCGGGTCGAAATCGGAACTGTGGCTCAAGACGGCGACGGTCACGTGTCTGGGTTTGACGTCGTGGAACGCACCGTACATCACCAGGATCATGATCACGGGCATGATCAAGGTGGGTGCGAGCCTCCTGCGGTCCTTGAGCCAAGCCCTCAGGTCGCGGGCGGCTATCACTCGCCAGGACAAGAGGCGACCCCCTCGTAAGCCTCGAGCAAGGAGCCGTGACGTTCCATCACCCTGTCGAAGGGTTCGTCGAGCTCCTTGCGGCCCTCGAGGAAGATCAGCACTCGGTCGGGTTTCAGCTGCTCTACCTCGTAGACCTCATGGGAAACGTATAGTATGGTGACCCCACGCCTGTGGAACTCCCTCGTCACCCGTATCACGTCCTTACGCGCCATGGGATCGAGCTCGTTCGTGGGTTCGTCCAGGACGAGCATCTCCGGCTCCAGGGCGAGGGTGATAGCGATCGCGGCGCGCTTCCGCATACCGCCGGAGAGCTGCCCCACCTTCCTGTCCATGAACCGGTCCACATCGAGCATTTCAAGGGGTTCGAGGTTCGGTTCCCGACCGTACAATTTGGAGTAGAACAGAAGGTTCTCCCGGACGGTTTGCTCAGGGTACATACCTCCCTGCTGCGGGACGATACCGACCCTGCGCTTGGTCTCGGGGTCGGCGGGATCGCCTCCAAGTACCTCGATACGACCCGAGGTGGGACGAGTGACCCCGCAGACGATCTTGATGAACGTGGACTTACCGGCACCGTTGGGTCCCAAGATGGCTACCAACTCTCCCGTCTCTATCTCCACGGACACGTCGCGCAACGCCACGACCTCGCCGTATTCCTTCCTTAGGCCCTCAGCTGCTACGGCGGGTGGCACCCAAGACCCCCTCCGAGCCAGCACATGGTCCTCCTTCAGGAAGGTTTCACTCCTTCCACTCCGTGGAATCGGAGGATTGGGATTACCTAGGAGTACCGTGAAGTAAGTTGCTGTAAACACCACTACATATGATAAGTTACGTACTATCGCCAGCAAGCGCTCTGCTAAGTATCGCACTGTTTATGTACTATCTATTGATGATTGTCCTATAATAGTAATACGACCGTTCAGGATTAATGGAAGATATAGAACGTTTGAAGTTATGGACTGACGCATCCGCAACTCATCCCATTCAACACCTGTTATAACTTCGTTCGAATGTGAGGAACACTCCGCCGCTTTCGGGTTACCGATCGGACCGGCGTAACCCGTACGAATTCCCTCAGGCCATCCGGATCTGGTCTCGCTCGAGTCTTGAGTGGGTCCAGTAGTGCGCGGGCTCATTCCCACGGGGTACTGACCAGAGAGGGTGCCGGTCGAGTAGTTCTCCTATGGAATCCATGATCCTCGGTGAGTCGCCGGGCGTTGAGAGCTGGGCTCGACGGGTCAGCCCGCGTCGAGCCCGTTGTACAGGAAGCTTACCCGGAGAACTCGGATCCGTCCCATGGGATCGGATATGCGGTGGGGACGCCGTGACACACTCCGACCGGTAATGCCTAACTCGCGCATCTCGAGCCTGGAAAGGGTCCCCGGTACGACCTCGTCTCGACGGAATCCTCGGAACCCGAAAGAGTGGCCACGGCGTGCGATCACCCTTGGACGACTCTGAGGCGGTCGGGGAGATCGTCCGCGGGAGAGTGTATTCTCCACGCCATTACAGGTGAGGCGCTCGAAGAAAGCTCTGGTCGAGGTTGGACCGGAGCACGTAGTGTGGAACCGACCGGAGACGATTCCCGAACACTACTCTCGATCATCGCCGGGTGCCCCGACCTACGCCGGGACGAGAGTGTCACCGTCGTACCGGTCGAGATGGTGATGCGGCACCGTCGAGGAAGCGTCCCGATGACGCCGACGTGGGTACACCGGGTCACACGGTGATCGTGGAGGCTGCTCCGTAGGGCAGATCCGTCCGACGACACAGTTGAGAGTCGATGGCCCGGCATCAGTGTAGAATCGTTGATGTAGAACCGTCCGGAGCGACCGTTCCCGAGAGTATACGGCACTTTCACAGAGTTAATTTCCCCGGTGGAAAGCCAGTACTCTAACTAGTTCTCATCAGACGAGCCGGGAGCTTCCACCGCCGCGACGATAATGCTATCGATATTCGGTAGGGGTACTCCTGTCTATCCGTCCGGATGCAGTGATTATCGATGTCGTATCGCTAATGCGTCGTTCATGCACGACCGTCCGATAATAGTGATACGAGCGTCCGGAGTTAGCGATGTCGGTTACCCGACCTTTCGTTCCAACGCTCTTCGGAACGCCTTCGCCAACTCCTCTTCGTACCCTACCAGGTACACCGTCTTCACTCTCTCCAAGTTGGGTGCCAGCCTCTCGATGACCTCTACCATTGTCTCCGCGGCGTCCTCGTACGGCACACCACCAACCCCCGTGCCCATCCCCGGGAACGCGACTGACTCGACGCCGAGTTCCTCGGCCTTCCGAAGCGCGGCCTCTGTGGCCTTGCGTACGTTCTCGACACCGATCTTCTGGGCCGGTCGTTCCATCGTAGGCGAGTGTATCACGTAATCG
Above is a window of Methanopyrus sp. SNP6 DNA encoding:
- a CDS encoding ABC transporter ATP-binding protein; this encodes MPPAVAAEGLRKEYGEVVALRDVSVEIETGELVAILGPNGAGKSTFIKIVCGVTRPTSGRIEVLGGDPADPETKRRVGIVPQQGGMYPEQTVRENLLFYSKLYGREPNLEPLEMLDVDRFMDRKVGQLSGGMRKRAAIAITLALEPEMLVLDEPTNELDPMARKDVIRVTREFHRRGVTILYVSHEVYEVEQLKPDRVLIFLEGRKELDEPFDRVMERHGSLLEAYEGVASCPGE
- a CDS encoding macro domain-containing protein, which produces MALERIAESELEGIKVVVLRGDITELSADAIVNPANSRGVMGGGVAAAIRAKGGEKIEREAMEKAPIPVGEAAETTAGDLDADYVIHSPTMERPAQKIGVENVRKATEAALRKAEELGVESVAFPGMGTGVGGVPYEDAAETMVEVIERLAPNLERVKTVYLVGYEEELAKAFRRALERKVG